The genomic region AGGGGGAATGGTACATCTCATGAGCCCTGCCAGTGCCGCAGCAAGTGCCATTAAGGGATATATAACAACAGCAGATAGATTAAAGGAGGTCTCTTAATGAAAAGCTTTGAAGGTAAAGCCCTATTCCTTGATAGATCAGATATAAATACTGACGAGATTATTCCTGCAAAGTATCTAACAGAGATTACCAAGATAGCTCTTAAACCTTACTTGTTAGAAGATTTAAAAGTAGAAGGGTTTGATCCATCTAGAGATCTTAATGATATTAAAGTTATAGTCACAAGAGACAATTTTGGATGCGGATCAAGCCGTGAACATGCCCCATGGGCACTTGAAATGAACGATATCAATTTGGTTATAGCAGAAGGCTATGCCCGAATATTTAGACAAAACATGTTTAACTGTGGAATGATGGCCCTGGAGCTTAGCAAAAAACAAATAGATGAGATTTTTAATGAGTTCCAAAACGAACCAGAGGTGACCATATCAGCAGATCTGGACAGAATGACTTTATCAATCAACTCAAGTTCTCATCAAAAAATAATGCCTTTCAAAATATCAGACTTTGACCTTGATCTTATAAAGGCGGAAGGCTGGGTAAACTTCGCAGACTCTCGGTATTAATATAATTTTAGTACTGTACTTTTTATAAAAAAGTCAGACCTTTTCGTCAATTATGTCTGACCTTTTACCCTATTTTGTCAGACCTTTTTACTTAAAAGGTCTGAGCTTTTTGATATAAGTACAGTGGGAATGAGAATATAAGAGGGTGTTGTAAGGGCTCCCTCTTTATTAATACTGGATTTTTTACCTCATCTGCATATGCTTCTAAAAGGAAGGATAGAAAAGTAGAGGTACAATGAGGAAAATACCACTAACAAAACAACTGGGATTTAAACAGGCTCTTCAGAATACAATTATTGTATTGATATTGATTTTAACACTTGTGTCCATTACGACAGGAGCCATACAGAAAGCTTTGCTGTCGAAAAACTTTGATCAATTGCACAGTGTCCTAGTCTTGAAAAAACTGCAAGTCATTGACTATTTACAGGAAAAACAAAAAAACATTAAAACAGCTAGCATAAATCCGGATATAAATGAATATGTATTGGAACTTATACAATATCATAATGAAATGGGGATAGGAACCGATGAAGGATTTGATATCTCCAGCTCTGGGTCACAAGTAACACAACCCTATTCTAAAATAGAAGAAAAAATATACGCAGCATTACAACCTTATTCCCGGATCTATGACATAAATGATATTTACCTGATATGTTCCCGCCATGGACATGTCATGTTTTCCTTAAAAAAAAGAGATGATTTTCCTAGCAATATTGCCCAGGGAAGGTATAAAGATAGTGTTATAAACCGACTATGGAAGACGGTTGTAAGCACAAAACAAATACAGTTTGCAGATATTGATCTATATGCACCTGCTAATAATGAACCTGTATTATTAGTGGGAGCCCCTGTTTTTAATGGGGAGGAACTTCTGGCTGTAATGGTATTTGACTTACCAATTCAAAAAATCACCAATATTTTACAGGAAAAAAGTGGCATGGGCTCTACGGGAGAATCTTATCTGGTAGGACAAGATTTTCGAATGAGGACCTCTTCCTTACTAGATCCTATCCAACATTCCTTAAAAGCCTCCTTTAACGGACCTATAGAAAAGAACGGGGCAAAAACAGAGGCTGCAGGCAAAGCTTTACAGGGCGAAGAAAATGAAGGAAGTGCAACAGATTATCGAGATATAAAGGTATTTGCCGCTTGGAGTCCTCTCATAGAAAATACGCTGAACTGGGGGATTGTTTCTAAAATAGATCAATCAGAAGTTCTGACACCTCTCCATGGGATCTACAGAACTATGACAATACTGGGATTAATATCCTTTATCATTGTGACTATTCTATCCTTACTCCAGGTAAAAGGGCTAACAAACCCTCTGAACGACCTAATTGAAGCTTCTACTGAAATCGCCCAGGGGAACTTATCCTTCACCGTAAAAGACATGAAGAGACAGGATGAACTTGGTTTACTACATTCGCAATTCAAAGACATGATTGACTCTTTGACTGCCAAGGAAGAAGTTATCCATGCCATCGCTCAGGGGTCTGGTGACTTTACCGTTAAGGTTAAACTATCCTCACAAAATGATAGTTTTGGTCAGAATCTTCAGAATATGCTATCCAATCTAAATCAAGTATTACAAAAGGTTAGGAAGGCCTCCCTACAAGTATCAGAAGAAGCTGATCAAGTAAGTAATGCCAGTCAAAGCTTGAGTCAAGGATCAACAGAACAAGCCAGTGCCTTAGAACAGATATCAGCCTCCCTAACCTCTATTGAAGGACAATCCAAGCAAAATGCAGAGAATTCAGGGGAAGCCAATGCCTTGGTTAAACAGGCATTAATACAGGCTAGTGATGGTAATTCATTAATGAGTGAACTCAAGAAAGCTATGGATGAAATCAATCGTTCCTCAGATCAAATCGGGCGTATCGTCAAAGTCATTGACGATATAGCTTTTCAAATAAATCTCCTTGCTTTAAATGCGAATGTGGAAGCAGCCAGAGCAGGAAAATATGGTAAGGGTTTTGGGGTGGTGGCTGAAGAAGTAAGGAATCTGGCAGCCAAAAGTGCTGATGCCGTAAAAGAAACGACAGCGATGATAAAAGGGACCCAAAGCAATATCAAATCAGGTTCCCAGATTGCACAGCAAACAGCAGAGCAATTGAACAATATATTCGAAGGCGTAGACAAGGTCGCTGATATCATTGAGGAGATCTCAATGGCGAGCAAGGAGCAAGCCCAGAATATAGCCGAAATATCCACTGGACTCTCTCAAATAGATACAGTGACCCAGGGAAATACAGCAAGTGCTGAAGAAAGTGCAGCAGCCGCTCAGGAGTTAGCCTCCCAGAGCCAATTCGTTATGAACTTAATATCCCAATTTAAACTAATAGGAGACAATCCCAGTAACCAGACTTCTTTTGATCTTTCTCAAAAAGAAGATCACAAAGAAGATATTAAAAGACAAGCACTCCCTCCTATTGAACCTAAACGAAAAGAGGAAACGGGAATTAGACCACTCAACCCTGAGGACATCATCTCCCTTGACGATGAAGATTTTGAAACATTCTGACTATATGAGAAGGGATAAGGTCATCACTGTCCGGTCACTATTAGCGATTTGACTAACCAGAGATTCCAGATATAATCCAACCTTTTGGCATTCATCAGATAAATAAGAAAGGTAATAAAGACCTAAATCACTCATTCCTGAGGACTGAGAATTATCTTTATAGAAATCAAGAAGGCTCTTCCTTTTCAGGTTGAGGTTCTTCTTGTCATTGACATTTTCTTTAAAAAACTCAAAATCAGCCACATTATTGTAAATGGATAACTGCAGCTTTGATCTTGACAATAGATTATTCTTGCGCGGGGACAGATGCCAGTTAAGATAGAGATTCTCTTCCCTCTGGGCCATTTCATTGACAAGCATGGCACGGACATCATCATCATAGAGCACTTGCTTAGGATCCATTCGTCCCTGGTATCGTTCCATGACAAATTTTTGTATATTCTTATTTTCTCCATAGAGAAGTAATTCCATGACAATCAAAGCAAGATATTCGGTGATTTTGGATTTATCAATAAACTCTACTAGCAGTTGCCTTACTTTTGTTAAGGTCTGTTCAAAACCCTCTTCTTCAAAAAATTTGATAAAGATAAACCATCCTAAAGGACGTATCTTATCGAGGTATTTTTCACATAAGAAAATCTTTGTATTCTTCTCTCGAATATCCAGATCACTGGAGGTGATACTTTTAACCAAGGGATCCATAATGTTGTTCTTAACTTGTTGAACGACTTTATAATTATCCTTTGTATATGCCACTAGATGGGATTCGGAAAAAGGACTTTGATCATATATCAGGTTCCCAGGATGGGTACGATTCCAATGTTTAATGAAAGGACTTCCTATTAACAGATCAAACACCAACTCATCAAATCGCCTATAAAAAGTCCCGTAACTTATTAACTTGGACAGATCCATTATATCCTGCCTTTTGGATAAAAACTCAGGACGGCTCATTTCAATGTCCCTGATATAACCTAGATGAATCATCCGTTGCAGGGTCTGAGCATTAATGGATTCAAAGGAAGCCCCATAGCGTTCACTATTGTTGGCCATTTTATATTTTTTTAACTTCTTACCACTTTTGATAAAGAAACTGATTCCTTCATCTGTAAAAGTCATTTTGACAGGTATTTTAATTGTTGAAGACTGTAATTTCTCCATAGGTCCCCTACCAATGTTCGAAGGAAGAGATACTGCCTACTGGAGTTCTATTCCGAACACTTATATCTTCGTCAGGATAGCCAATAGTAATTAACATTACTACTTTCATTGAATAAGGAACCGTTAGGATTTCCCTGATTACCGGTTCTTGGTAAGTTGTGACAATACAAGAGCCAAGGCCTTCATGCTGAGCTTGTAATACCATATAGGAAGCAGCGAAAGTGAGATCAATAGGATAAGACAACTGGCCATTAGGCATTTTATAATCAACATTAGTCGTACATACAGCGATTATGGCTCCTGCCTGACTAATAAACTCCTCTCCATAAGCCGCATCCATTATCTGATCTTTGTTTTCCTGATTCTGGATGACAATGAACCGCCAGGGTTGTCTGTTTTTTGCAGAAGGAGCAATGCAACCAGCTTCAAGTATCCGATCAATAACAGACCTATCTATGTCCCTATTTAAGTAACGTCTGATACTAAAGCGCTCACTTATTTCCTTCAGAATTTCCATCAATAAATCTCCTTAGGTTGACGAAGGCTCAATACTACACATAGACTACATCTTATGTCGGGGCGAACCTTATTTATTTCTATGTTTATTATCTCTATGCTTACATTTACATTGTATCCTCAATCGACGAATACTGTAAGCCAACAAAATTTTAATGAGTATTATGAATATCTGACTCAACTAACCCCACGGCTAGAAGGATCGGTTAGAGAACAAAACGCTATTGCTTACATCATTAATAAACTTAACAACTTAAGTCTTAGCTATGTTACAGATGATCTCTCCCAGGTAGAGAATACACACTCCTTCTCAAGTAGCATTCGTGTAGAGATTCCAGGACAAAGACAAGACACACTCCTCATTGCTATTCCTCTATCAGCGAAAAGAAATAGCCAATCCCCCCATGATGGATCTGCTAACATTGCCCTTGCTTTAACTTTATTAGATATTTACAGTTCTATCAAACCCGAATTAACACTTAACTTTCTTTTTCTTGGAGCAGAGCAAGGTTCGTCCGAAGAATACCCCATAGGTAGTAAATATTTCCTATCAGAATATTTTCCAACAGCACCTACGGCTCTCTTTTATTTAGATATGAAAGACCTCCCCCAGAGAATCACTATACAAACGGGGGGGGATGGTATCATTAGCCCATACTGGTTGATCAAAGAAAGTACGAGAGCTTTAAAACAAGCAGATATTTTCTTTTTGTTAAAAGGAAATGAAACCCAGGTATTACGTTTAGGACTACCTTCAGGATACAACAAGATTAGTCCCTATCTGAATGAACAAATTCCTGCCATTCTATTTGAAACAGGTGATAATGTATTAGCTAACAATGAAGAAAGAGAAGAATGGGTTCAAAATTTTGATCAGTTTATCCAACAGTTTATGATCAATAATAAATCTGGTTTGAGTGAAGAATGGGATTTACATTATCTTTTTTTCCAAGTACGGGAAAACTTTTTTCTATTAACAGAACAAACGTTGACAATCTTTTTATTAGCCTCTCTTCTTGTGCTTTATATTCTCACTAGTATTTTCCAAAAAAACTTTAACTCACGTGTAGGTAAGGTCATACTGGGATTTTGGAATTTTCCTTTGCTCTTTGTTTTATTATTTACCATCTTTTATTTGTCTACCATCATTCTCAATTTAGTTATCGAGATTAGATCTTTCTCTGATTTATGGACCTATATTCCGTTAATATTTCTTTGGCTTAAGATTGCCGTAACAGCATTCCTGTTTATGCTCTTCTTTGCCGCGTTTAAGCATTTGCCTATCAGTAGAAATCCGAAGCTATACTCTTCTATTGCTTTATTATTGTTTCTGGTGCTCTTCGTAGTAGCCCTCATCTATAATATCAGTTATTCCTACTATCCTCTGTGGGCATTGGTCATGACCATTTTGTTTATCATGATCCCTAAGAAAGAACTAAAGTTCCTGGCATTAGGAGCGAGCCCTATATGGTTTATAAAAGCTTCGGTAGATGTATTCTCCATACCCGAATACACCATTGTCAGAGGTCTGCTATTAAGTTCAGTTCAGGGCAACCTTATCCTTGGATTAATAATATTTCCCTTCGCCCTCCTTATCACCAGCTATCATTTTTTACCTAATAATCATCCTTTAAGAGGGAGTCAATATGTGACTTTAGGAGTGACAGGGGTATCAGGGATATTGGCCTTAGGATTATTTATATTCATCCTCAACTACAATCCTTTTACCTTAGAGAATCCTCAACCCATTAATGTGACCGTTGAAGCAGATATGCAGGAACAAAAGCATCAAATGACTATCACAACACCTATGCCTGTAGAAGAACTAACCTTTAATATTCTTGGTAGTGAATATGTTCTTCCTGCTAAAGAACAAGAAGCTTCTTATGATTTGCCATTCACTCCGGATTTATTGATGGTGGATAGTTTTGGTAATGCCTTCCTGGATAGAACTCACTATGAAATAGTCATTTTCCCTTTAGGAGAACCACGTAAGATTGACTTAACACTTACAGGAGACAACTTTAGTATCTATGATCTAAACTTTCCCTTTGATATCTACCCTGCTGATAACAAAGCAATCATTCATATTGGGGAAAATCCTCCCATCCCCTTGATTCTGGATATTACCTTAAATGGTGACGCAGATACGGCTCTCGATATTAATACCTATTATGATCAGTTGCCCTATAGATTTGTTTTTGATGATCCTTTTTTTAAATTAATAGAGCATATGAAAATTCATACGAAATACCAAATACCTTAGCTGTTTGATTTGACTAATGGTCTTGATACTCTTAGGATGTCTTTATGAAAAGAATAGTTCCTTTATTTATTTGGTTATCTATGTTACCCATGGTCTACGGACAAGTCATTAATAACAGTTTGGGTGATAAATTCACTTCTATATATCCTGAACTAAAACAAGGTTATATAGATCTTAATCGTAATTCCAGAAAAGATGAGTCAGGAGATATCAATGAAGTCATCCCTGATTCCCGTGTTAAAGACGAGAAAATACAAGTACAAGAAATCTTAGATTTTCTTAAAATGTATTATCAATA from Spirochaeta cellobiosiphila DSM 17781 harbors:
- a CDS encoding 3-isopropylmalate dehydratase small subunit, which codes for MKSFEGKALFLDRSDINTDEIIPAKYLTEITKIALKPYLLEDLKVEGFDPSRDLNDIKVIVTRDNFGCGSSREHAPWALEMNDINLVIAEGYARIFRQNMFNCGMMALELSKKQIDEIFNEFQNEPEVTISADLDRMTLSINSSSHQKIMPFKISDFDLDLIKAEGWVNFADSRY
- a CDS encoding methyl-accepting chemotaxis protein — translated: MRKIPLTKQLGFKQALQNTIIVLILILTLVSITTGAIQKALLSKNFDQLHSVLVLKKLQVIDYLQEKQKNIKTASINPDINEYVLELIQYHNEMGIGTDEGFDISSSGSQVTQPYSKIEEKIYAALQPYSRIYDINDIYLICSRHGHVMFSLKKRDDFPSNIAQGRYKDSVINRLWKTVVSTKQIQFADIDLYAPANNEPVLLVGAPVFNGEELLAVMVFDLPIQKITNILQEKSGMGSTGESYLVGQDFRMRTSSLLDPIQHSLKASFNGPIEKNGAKTEAAGKALQGEENEGSATDYRDIKVFAAWSPLIENTLNWGIVSKIDQSEVLTPLHGIYRTMTILGLISFIIVTILSLLQVKGLTNPLNDLIEASTEIAQGNLSFTVKDMKRQDELGLLHSQFKDMIDSLTAKEEVIHAIAQGSGDFTVKVKLSSQNDSFGQNLQNMLSNLNQVLQKVRKASLQVSEEADQVSNASQSLSQGSTEQASALEQISASLTSIEGQSKQNAENSGEANALVKQALIQASDGNSLMSELKKAMDEINRSSDQIGRIVKVIDDIAFQINLLALNANVEAARAGKYGKGFGVVAEEVRNLAAKSADAVKETTAMIKGTQSNIKSGSQIAQQTAEQLNNIFEGVDKVADIIEEISMASKEQAQNIAEISTGLSQIDTVTQGNTASAEESAAAAQELASQSQFVMNLISQFKLIGDNPSNQTSFDLSQKEDHKEDIKRQALPPIEPKRKEETGIRPLNPEDIISLDDEDFETF
- a CDS encoding nitroreductase family protein, with amino-acid sequence MEILKEISERFSIRRYLNRDIDRSVIDRILEAGCIAPSAKNRQPWRFIVIQNQENKDQIMDAAYGEEFISQAGAIIAVCTTNVDYKMPNGQLSYPIDLTFAASYMVLQAQHEGLGSCIVTTYQEPVIREILTVPYSMKVVMLITIGYPDEDISVRNRTPVGSISSFEHW